A region from the Lutra lutra chromosome 1, mLutLut1.2, whole genome shotgun sequence genome encodes:
- the LOC125093267 gene encoding uncharacterized protein LOC125093267 produces MSPDAFLPGARGARRSEPLLSLPQGPASWGLRAAPTLARHRRTPRPLGGMGRTAWTRCWRPGPVSRNIHPEARVLRAGRLGISGPPTRPGEPLARLPVPCRAHLSPSPELEARLARRVLEIAWEPRDVLQPSPQWTRHLCRRKLSPKVLSAFTLVRRVRGLGAGARGVLMRFFTISGCPAPAGLVSEQKLESEPAQKSGMLLEKAVFHPAQSAGGILELPPASWASGWCFLSASNCRGPSCNPDWISRAGTLCPGGTASLCGPGCPELMVGVPGWCPAPPSTALLTPDLVLLVPFFRRGLCGMLITPDTPVPAAGQS; encoded by the coding sequence ATGTCCCCGGACGCATTTCTCCCCGGGGCTCGCGGTGCGCGCCGCTCAGAACCCCTCCTGTCACTTCCGCAAGGTCCAGCTAGTTGGGGTCTGAGGGCCGCCCCGACCCTCGCCCGTCACCGTCGGACTCCGCGTCCCTTAGGCGGGATGGGCAGAACCGCGTGGACTCGGTGCTGGCGCCCCGGCCCCGTGTCGCGGAACATCCATCCCGAAGCACGTGTTCTTCGGGCGGGAAGGCTGGGGATCTCCGGCCCACCCACCCGACCCGGGGAGCCCTTGGCGCGCCTCCCAGTCCCGTGCCGGGCCCATTTGtctcccagcccagagctggaGGCGCGGCTGGCGCGGAGAGTGCTGGAGATTGCCTGGGAACCCCGCGATGTGCTGCAGCCCTCTCCACAGTGGACCCGACACCTCTGCAGGAGGAAATTATCCCCAAAGGTCCTGTCTGCTTTCACGCTTGTCCGGAGAGTCCGCGGCCTTGGCGCAGGCGCGCGCGGTGTGCTCATGAGGTTCTTTACAATCTCGGGGTGCCCAGCCCCAGCCGGCCTGGTGTCAGAGCAAAAGTTGGAATCTGAGCCAGCTCAGAAATCCGGAATGCTTCTAGAAAAAGCTGTTTTCCATCCTGCTCAAAGCGCAGGTGGGATTTTGGAgctgcctcctgcttcctgggCAAGTGGCTGGTGTTTCCTCTCTGCAAGCAACTGTCGAGGGCCCTCCTGCAACCCAGATTGGATCAGCAGAGCCGGGACTTTGTGTCCTGGGGGAACTGCTTCCCTCTGCGGGCCTGGGTGCCCAGAGCTCATGGTTGGGGTTCCCGGATGGTGTCCCGCTCCCCCGTCCACTGCCTTGCTCACTCCTGACTTGGTGCTACTAGTTCCTTTCTTTCGGAGGGGGCTTTGCGGGATGTTAATAACTCCAGACACTCCAGTTCCTGCTGCTGGGCAAAGCTGA
- the SLC19A1 gene encoding reduced folate transporter isoform X1, translating to MVPSGQAMEKQEPAEPGPDPELKSWRCLVFYLCFYGFMAQLRPGESFITPYLLSPDKNFTREQVTNEITPVLSYSYLAVLVPVFLLTDYLRYTPVLVLQSASFVAAWLLLLFGRSVLHMQLMELCYSVTMAARIAYSSYIFSLVRPARYQRMAGYSRSAALLGVFTSSVLGQLLVSAAGVPFSTLNYASLGLLCCSLLLALFLRRPRRSLFFNRDAAARRGAAASELARMNPAAARGAWRDWTPARMLRELGATARSPQLRLWSLWWVFNSAAYYLIVYYVHILWNVVHPTADSASVYNGGADAASTLLGAITSFSAGFVKIRWALWAKLVIASVTAAQAALVFLMYSTSNIWLCYLAFVLFRGAYQFLVPIATFQIASSLSKELCALVFGVNTFLATVLKTIITLIVSDKRGLGLPVHSQFFIYFVYFLVLFGVYLLGALVVVLRHFRDGRRAPQPPALSPAEEKAMQPLAAQEQSLQPEAKA from the exons ATGGTGCCCTCCGGCCAGGCGATGGAGAAGCAGGAGCCTGCGGAGCCGGGGCCGGACCCGGAGCTCAAGTCCTGGAGGTGCCTGGTGTTCTACCTGTGTTTCTACGGCTTCATGGCGCAGTTGCGGCCGGGGGAGAGCTTCATCACACCCTACCTCCTGAGCCCCGATAAGAACTTCACTCGGGAACAG GTCACCAACGAGATCACGCCGGTGCTGTCGTACTCGTACCTGGCGGTGCTGGTGCCCGTGTTCCTGCTGACCGACTACCTGCGCTACACGCCGGTGCTGGTGCTGCAGAGCGCGAGCTTCGTGGCggcctggctgctgctgctgttcgGCCGCTCGGTGCTGCACATGCAGCTCATGGAGCTGTGCTACAGCGTCACCATGGCCGCGCGCATCGCCTACTCCTCCTACATCTTCTCGCTCGTGCGGCCCGCGCGCTACCAGCGCATGGCCGGCTACTCCCGCTCCGCCGCGCTGCTCGGCGTCTTCACCAGCTCGGTGCTGGGCCAGCTGCTGGTCTCGGCCGCCGGCGTGCCCTTCTCCACGCTCAACTACGCGTCGCTCGGCCTCCTGTGCTGCAGCCTGCTGCTCGCGCTCTTCCTGCGGCGGCCGCGGCGCAGCCTCTTCTTCAACCGCGACGCCGCCGCGCGCCGCGGGGCCGCCGCCTCCGAGCTGGCCCGCATGAACCCGGCCGCGGCGCGGGGCGCCTGGCGGGACTGGACGCCGGCGCGCATGCTCCGGGAGCTGGGGGCCACCGCGCGCTCGCCGCAGCTGCGCCTCTGGTCCCTCTGGTGGGTCTTCAACTCGGCCGCCTACTACCTGATCGTCTACTACGTGCACATCCTGTGGAACGTGGTCCACCCCACGGCGGACAGCGCCTCGGTCTACAACGGCGGCGCAGATGCTGCGTCCACGCTGCTCG GTGCCATCACCTCCTTCTCCGCGGGCTTTGTGAAGATCCGCTGGGCGCTGTGGGCCAAGCTGGTCATCGCGAGCGTGACGGCGGCGCAGGCGGCGCTGGTGTTCCTCATGTACAGCACCAGCAACATCTGGCTGTGCTACCTGGCATTTGTGCTCTTCCGCGGCGCCTACCAGTTCCTGGTACCCATCGCAAC ttttcagATCGCATCTTCTCTCTCTAAAGAGCTCTGTGCGCTGGTTTTTGGAGTGAATACATTCCTTGCCACCGTCCTCAAGACCATCATCACCCTCATTGTCTCTGACAAGCGGGGTCTGGGCCTCCCAGTCCACTCACAG TTTTTCATCTACTTCGTGTACTTCCTGGTGCTGTTTGGCGTCTACCTCTTGGGGGCCTTGGTGGTGGTCCTGCGGCATTTCCGGGACGGCCGCCGTGCGCCCCAGCCCCCGGCGCTGAGCCCCGCGGAGGAGAAGGCCATGCAGCCGCTGGCCGCCCAGGAGCAGAGCCTGCAGCCCGAGGCCAAAGCCTGA
- the SLC19A1 gene encoding reduced folate transporter isoform X2 produces the protein MVPSGQAMEKQEPAEPGPDPELKSWRCLVFYLCFYGFMAQLRPGESFITPYLLSPDKNFTREQVTNEITPVLSYSYLAVLVPVFLLTDYLRYTPVLVLQSASFVAAWLLLLFGRSVLHMQLMELCYSVTMAARIAYSSYIFSLVRPARYQRMAGYSRSAALLGVFTSSVLGQLLVSAAGVPFSTLNYASLGLLCCSLLLALFLRRPRRSLFFNRDAAARRGAAASELARMNPAAARGAWRDWTPARMLRELGATARSPQLRLWSLWWVFNSAAYYLIVYYVHILWNVVHPTADSASVYNGGADAASTLLGAITSFSAGFVKIRWALWAKLVIASVTAAQAALVFLMYSTSNIWLCYLAFVLFRGAYQFLVPIATFSSTSCTSWCCLASTSWGPWWWSCGISGTAAVRPSPRR, from the exons ATGGTGCCCTCCGGCCAGGCGATGGAGAAGCAGGAGCCTGCGGAGCCGGGGCCGGACCCGGAGCTCAAGTCCTGGAGGTGCCTGGTGTTCTACCTGTGTTTCTACGGCTTCATGGCGCAGTTGCGGCCGGGGGAGAGCTTCATCACACCCTACCTCCTGAGCCCCGATAAGAACTTCACTCGGGAACAG GTCACCAACGAGATCACGCCGGTGCTGTCGTACTCGTACCTGGCGGTGCTGGTGCCCGTGTTCCTGCTGACCGACTACCTGCGCTACACGCCGGTGCTGGTGCTGCAGAGCGCGAGCTTCGTGGCggcctggctgctgctgctgttcgGCCGCTCGGTGCTGCACATGCAGCTCATGGAGCTGTGCTACAGCGTCACCATGGCCGCGCGCATCGCCTACTCCTCCTACATCTTCTCGCTCGTGCGGCCCGCGCGCTACCAGCGCATGGCCGGCTACTCCCGCTCCGCCGCGCTGCTCGGCGTCTTCACCAGCTCGGTGCTGGGCCAGCTGCTGGTCTCGGCCGCCGGCGTGCCCTTCTCCACGCTCAACTACGCGTCGCTCGGCCTCCTGTGCTGCAGCCTGCTGCTCGCGCTCTTCCTGCGGCGGCCGCGGCGCAGCCTCTTCTTCAACCGCGACGCCGCCGCGCGCCGCGGGGCCGCCGCCTCCGAGCTGGCCCGCATGAACCCGGCCGCGGCGCGGGGCGCCTGGCGGGACTGGACGCCGGCGCGCATGCTCCGGGAGCTGGGGGCCACCGCGCGCTCGCCGCAGCTGCGCCTCTGGTCCCTCTGGTGGGTCTTCAACTCGGCCGCCTACTACCTGATCGTCTACTACGTGCACATCCTGTGGAACGTGGTCCACCCCACGGCGGACAGCGCCTCGGTCTACAACGGCGGCGCAGATGCTGCGTCCACGCTGCTCG GTGCCATCACCTCCTTCTCCGCGGGCTTTGTGAAGATCCGCTGGGCGCTGTGGGCCAAGCTGGTCATCGCGAGCGTGACGGCGGCGCAGGCGGCGCTGGTGTTCCTCATGTACAGCACCAGCAACATCTGGCTGTGCTACCTGGCATTTGTGCTCTTCCGCGGCGCCTACCAGTTCCTGGTACCCATCGCAAC TTTTTCATCTACTTCGTGTACTTCCTGGTGCTGTTTGGCGTCTACCTCTTGGGGGCCTTGGTGGTGGTCCTGCGGCATTTCCGGGACGGCCGCCGTGCGCCCCAGCCCCCGGCGCTGA